One region of Pogona vitticeps strain Pit_001003342236 chromosome 1, PviZW2.1, whole genome shotgun sequence genomic DNA includes:
- the PPP1CA gene encoding serine/threonine-protein phosphatase PP1-alpha catalytic subunit: protein MSDGEKLNLDSIIGRLLEVQGSRPGKNVQLTENEIRGLCLKSREIFLSQPILLELEAPLKICGDIHGQYYDLLRLFEYGGFPPESNYLFLGDYVDRGKQSLETICLLLAYKIKYPENFFLLRGNHECASINRIYGFYDECKRRYNIKLWKTFTDCFNCLPIAAIVDEKIFCCHGGLSPDLQSMEQIRRIMRPTDVPDQGLLCDLLWSDPDKDVQGWGENDRGVSFTFGSEVVAKFLHKHDLDLICRAHQVVEDGYEFFAKRQLVTLFSAPNYCGEFDNAGAMMSVDETLMCSFQILKPADKNKGKYGQFSGLNPGGRPVTPPRNSAKAKK, encoded by the exons ATGTCGGACGGCGAGAAGCTCAACTTAGATTCGATCATCGGGCGCCTCTTGGAAG tgCAAGGTTCACGCCCCGGCAAGAATGTGCAGCTGACAGAAAATGAGATCAGAGGCCTGTGCTTGAAGTCGCGGGAAATCTTCCTGAGCCAGCCCATCTTGTTGGAGCTGGAAGCCCCGCTCAAGATTTGTG GTGACATCCACGGGCAGTACTATGATCTGCTCCGACTCTTTGAATATGGGGGCTTCCCCCCAGAGAGCAACTACCTCTTCCTGGGTGACTATGTAGACCGGGGGAAGCAGTCGCTGGAGACGATCTGCCTCTTGCTGGCCTACAAGATTAAGTACCCTGAGAACTTCTTCTTGCTGCGTGGCAACCATGAATGCGCCAGCATCAACCGCATCTATGGCTTCTATGATGAAT GTAAAAGGCGCTATAACATCAAGCTGTGGAAGACCTTCACGGACTGCTTCAACTGTTTGCCTATTGCTGCCATAGTTGACGAGAAGATCTTTTGCTGCCATGGAG GACTCTCTCCTGACCTCCAGTCCATGGAACAGATCAGGAGGATCATGAGACCCACAGACGTCCCTGACCAGGGCCTGCTTTGTGACCTACTCTGGTCTGACCCGGACAAAGACGTGCAGGGTTGGGGCGAGAATGACCGTGGGGTCTCCTTCACGTTTGGCTCAGAGGTTGTCGCCAAATTCCTCCACAAACACGATCTGGACTTGATCTGCCGAGCACATCAG GTGGTAGAAGATGGATATGAATTTTTTGCCAAGCGGCAGCTGGTGACACTCTTTTCGGCTCCAAACTACTGTGGCGAATTTGATAATGCAGGCGCAATGATGAGTGTGGATGAGACCCTCATGTGCTCTTTCCAG ATCTTGAAACCAGCTGACAAGAACAAGGGTAAATATGGCCAGTTCAGTGGCCTGAACCCAGGTGGGCGCCCGGTCACGCCTCCACGCAACTCGGCCAAAGCCAAGAAGTAA